From a single Thermoplasmata archaeon genomic region:
- the lysS gene encoding lysine--tRNA ligase produces the protein MNLEELKKFYVDLNPLIQARLEKRVKMEGQGLLLYPYKFEKTTSAKEIHERFANQGHELSEEKVQIAGRLILIREHGKASFAHIRDETGSIQVYAKLDNLGETKYGLWKELDVGDIVGIKGRVFRTKRGELTVSIDDFEILCKSLRPLPEKYHGIKDIELRYRKRYLDLIMNPDVQKIFALRSKIVSEVRRGLEALGFLEVETPVLQSVASGAAARPFITHHNYLDQDFYLRIAHELHLKRLIVGGFERVFEIGKAFRNEDVDAQHNPEYTLLELYWAYVDYNDIMELTENLVHRVAMNVLGKEVIEYQGKSIDLRPPWKRLSFLDALKNEGIEIDIEKVTQEEALRIGESVGAEIKPDYPVGKILMKIFEKVCEEKLVGPVHICDYPIEVCPLTKPHRSKPGLAERFESYIAGMEIANAYSELNDPAYQRKMFMAQLEERKRGEAEIYDYDEDFCEALDYGMPPTGGLGIGIDRLVMILTNAPSIKEVILFPTVSATK, from the coding sequence ATGAACCTTGAGGAGTTAAAAAAATTCTATGTGGATTTAAATCCCTTGATTCAGGCACGTCTGGAAAAGCGGGTGAAAATGGAAGGGCAGGGTCTCCTGCTCTACCCATACAAATTTGAGAAGACCACAAGTGCAAAGGAAATCCATGAACGATTTGCAAATCAGGGGCACGAGTTGAGTGAGGAGAAAGTCCAGATTGCTGGGCGATTGATACTTATAAGAGAGCATGGAAAGGCCTCTTTTGCACACATTAGGGACGAGACAGGTAGCATTCAGGTTTATGCCAAACTGGACAATCTCGGAGAAACAAAGTACGGGCTCTGGAAAGAACTGGATGTAGGGGACATCGTGGGAATCAAAGGCAGGGTTTTCAGAACGAAGAGAGGTGAGCTTACTGTGAGCATTGATGACTTTGAAATTCTCTGCAAGTCGCTCAGGCCTCTGCCAGAAAAATATCACGGAATAAAGGACATTGAACTCAGATACAGGAAGAGATATCTAGACCTGATAATGAACCCTGATGTTCAGAAAATTTTTGCGCTCAGAAGTAAGATTGTTTCAGAAGTTCGGCGGGGACTTGAGGCATTGGGCTTTCTCGAGGTTGAGACACCAGTTCTTCAATCCGTGGCATCAGGCGCTGCTGCAAGACCCTTCATAACTCATCATAACTACTTGGACCAGGACTTCTACCTCAGAATCGCCCATGAACTCCATCTCAAACGGTTGATTGTTGGGGGTTTTGAGAGGGTTTTTGAAATTGGTAAGGCGTTCAGAAATGAGGATGTGGATGCCCAGCATAACCCGGAATACACACTTCTGGAACTTTACTGGGCTTATGTTGACTATAATGACATAATGGAACTCACAGAGAATCTGGTGCATAGAGTGGCAATGAATGTACTCGGAAAAGAAGTAATTGAGTATCAGGGTAAGTCCATTGACTTGCGTCCCCCATGGAAACGGCTGAGTTTTCTTGATGCATTGAAAAATGAAGGAATTGAGATAGACATTGAGAAGGTGACGCAGGAAGAGGCTCTCCGAATCGGTGAGAGCGTGGGTGCCGAGATAAAACCAGATTATCCTGTGGGCAAGATTTTGATGAAGATATTTGAAAAGGTGTGCGAGGAAAAACTGGTGGGACCAGTACATATTTGCGACTACCCAATTGAGGTCTGTCCCTTAACCAAACCGCATCGTTCAAAACCAGGGCTTGCTGAAAGATTTGAAAGTTATATCGCCGGAATGGAAATTGCAAATGCCTACAGCGAATTGAACGACCCAGCATACCAACGCAAGATGTTCATGGCCCAGCTTGAGGAGCGAAAAAGAGGAGAAGCAGAGATCTATGACTACGACGAGGATTTCTGCGAAGCACTGGACTATGGTATGCCCCCAACTGGAGGACTGGGAATCGGAATTGACCGCCTTGTGATGATACTGACGAATGCACCATCAATAAAAGAAGTGATACTGTTTCCGACAGTAAGTGCCACAAAATGA
- a CDS encoding 50S ribosomal protein L16 yields MVRKPGRMYREIEGQPYTRKEYMGGVPNVRISQFKMGNLTANFDCAVSLVALEACQIRDIAYEAARISATRVLESKLPNMFRLTVRKYPHNVLREHKMATGAGADRVSGGMRAAFGKAVGHAARVNIGDVIITVEVPKDKLDIAKEALRKANTKLPTPTKMVIELKTNVEEKKEN; encoded by the coding sequence ATGGTCAGGAAACCTGGCAGAATGTACAGAGAGATTGAAGGGCAGCCATACACGAGGAAGGAATACATGGGTGGTGTGCCCAATGTTCGAATTTCTCAGTTCAAGATGGGTAATTTAACCGCGAATTTTGACTGTGCGGTCTCACTTGTAGCCCTTGAAGCATGTCAGATAAGGGACATTGCATACGAGGCCGCAAGAATTAGTGCTACCCGTGTTCTTGAGTCCAAGTTGCCCAACATGTTCAGATTAACAGTTCGCAAGTATCCACACAATGTATTGAGGGAGCATAAGATGGCAACTGGTGCAGGTGCAGACAGAGTTTCTGGAGGTATGAGAGCTGCCTTTGGGAAAGCAGTTGGCCATGCCGCAAGAGTAAACATAGGTGATGTAATAATTACTGTGGAGGTCCCAAAGGACAAACTAGACATAGCTAAAGAAGCATTAAGAAAAGCCAACACCAAACTTCCGACACCCACCAAGATGGTGATAGAACTAAAGACAAATGTAGAAGAGAAGAAAGAGAATTAA
- a CDS encoding dihydroorotase family protein, protein MSVLTITDCKAVIDGELLECEIQIENEKIVEIKKVIHGEKGVVLSARGLIVIPGLIDVHAHILDPVIPSSNFKNASEMALLGGVTTVLEMPTDKPTLSKNVVLEKLERAKREAIVDFGFHAGNYRAGCGAEIHKLKGFLKAIKGFLCSPYQIDNLEEFFTVADEAGLLPMLHCEDEAVLREAAGKLDGKELKPSDYPMLRPSQAEKIAVERALSTATDLNAPLHIVHLSSKEGVEVLRKHKVSKISAEVCPHHLVFTRKDLEEKGALLKMNPPLREKEDVETLWHALISGLVDCVSTDHFYTPQEEKQKPIESAPAGIPGLEALCPLIYTYGVKKRGMSMARFVEVVTGTQAKKFGLYQKGRIEKGMDADLVLLNPKVTKKFRSKYWSPYEGMELTGYPEIVILRGSVVMEHGEVCGKPGSGKFVFGP, encoded by the coding sequence ATGTCTGTGCTCACAATCACTGATTGCAAAGCGGTAATTGATGGTGAACTTCTTGAGTGTGAAATTCAGATTGAAAACGAAAAAATTGTGGAGATAAAGAAGGTAATTCATGGAGAGAAAGGAGTGGTATTATCTGCAAGAGGGTTGATTGTGATTCCAGGCCTAATTGATGTTCATGCCCACATTCTTGACCCTGTAATTCCATCCTCCAACTTCAAAAATGCCTCAGAAATGGCATTATTAGGTGGTGTGACCACTGTGTTGGAAATGCCCACAGACAAACCCACACTTTCAAAGAATGTAGTTCTTGAAAAATTGGAACGGGCTAAAAGAGAGGCAATTGTGGATTTTGGCTTTCATGCAGGCAACTACAGAGCTGGATGTGGGGCAGAGATTCACAAATTGAAGGGGTTTCTGAAAGCGATAAAGGGTTTTCTGTGTAGCCCTTATCAGATAGACAATCTGGAAGAATTTTTTACTGTGGCGGATGAAGCTGGGCTTCTGCCGATGCTTCACTGTGAAGATGAGGCAGTGTTGAGAGAAGCTGCTGGAAAGCTTGATGGTAAAGAACTGAAGCCCTCGGATTATCCAATGCTGCGTCCAAGCCAGGCAGAAAAGATTGCAGTTGAGAGAGCTTTAAGCACCGCTACTGATTTGAACGCACCATTGCACATTGTCCACCTGTCCTCCAAGGAAGGTGTCGAAGTGTTGAGGAAGCATAAAGTTAGTAAAATCAGTGCGGAAGTATGTCCACACCATCTAGTATTTACCAGGAAAGATTTGGAAGAGAAAGGGGCATTGCTAAAAATGAATCCTCCATTGAGAGAAAAAGAAGATGTTGAGACCCTTTGGCATGCCCTAATCTCTGGACTTGTAGATTGTGTCTCTACGGACCATTTTTACACACCTCAAGAAGAAAAGCAAAAACCGATTGAAAGTGCACCTGCAGGTATCCCAGGGCTGGAAGCTCTATGTCCTCTTATCTATACTTATGGGGTGAAAAAACGGGGAATGAGCATGGCGAGATTTGTGGAGGTTGTCACTGGCACACAGGCAAAAAAATTTGGTTTGTATCAGAAAGGCAGAATTGAGAAGGGAATGGATGCAGACCTTGTGCTGTTGAACCCGAAGGTAACGAAGAAATTCAGGAGTAAGTACTGGAGTCCTTACGAGGGCATGGAATTGACTGGTTACCCTGAGATTGTGATTTTGCGGGGCAGCGTTGTGATGGAGCATGGAGAGGTGTGTGGAAAGCCAGGAAGTGGAAAGTTTGTGTTTGGCCCCTAG
- a CDS encoding transglutaminase domain-containing protein, translated as MLEKIFCCLLSLLFCLPHAGAFQIFNDVPPAFTESDLRVPAYVEHNYTPETPPQPSQDIFPVLNCKLQPLIIGEIYAEFGGTARIYLINNNRTDFQRPSSNMYILNISIVWHNSIKTTRAVGKYADTGEKVDLGIWNFETPKEAGKYLYNFEITVFAMDFNTGLWAGPRNISFKESEMEVTALGTPYQNIIVNNEKEIYSEINSLARPTGLVEAKLREIRANTTENYTTHLLLGIFEYVCGIEYAQEPNGSDYWQTPDETITRNSGDCEDFAILLSSLVSAAGGTARFCYTNNHAFAVVYIGEHFSEIKRAVDGYYFHKMNMVFVKDNFGYWVVADPAGEPYLGGLPVSGIPTGRNDDQTWEWHLNSTYMGIIDITLKDYKTLSSYLIYIYILIIIIFTSIAVILLYFYSIPRCALCGRRIKKQEIVRCQNCDTPYHVSCFSTLYFCKCCNAGTGLLEEGQNENSGSSTQQFSMDGQKQR; from the coding sequence ATGCTGGAAAAAATATTCTGCTGTCTTCTGTCTCTCCTATTCTGTTTGCCACATGCGGGTGCCTTCCAGATTTTCAATGATGTGCCTCCAGCTTTTACTGAGAGTGATTTAAGAGTGCCAGCCTATGTGGAACACAATTACACCCCTGAAACGCCACCACAACCGAGCCAGGATATTTTTCCAGTTTTGAACTGCAAACTCCAGCCATTGATAATTGGAGAGATTTATGCAGAGTTTGGAGGTACCGCTAGAATTTATCTGATAAACAACAATCGTACAGATTTTCAGAGACCAAGCAGTAACATGTACATTCTCAACATCTCAATTGTCTGGCATAACTCAATAAAAACCACACGGGCTGTTGGAAAGTATGCTGATACAGGTGAAAAGGTTGACCTCGGCATCTGGAATTTTGAGACGCCAAAGGAAGCGGGCAAATACCTGTACAACTTTGAAATCACGGTTTTCGCAATGGATTTCAACACCGGGCTCTGGGCTGGACCCAGAAACATTTCATTCAAGGAAAGCGAAATGGAGGTGACTGCGCTCGGTACACCTTACCAGAACATAATTGTCAATAATGAGAAGGAAATTTACAGTGAAATAAATTCCTTAGCCAGACCAACGGGACTAGTGGAAGCAAAGCTTAGGGAGATAAGGGCAAATACCACTGAGAACTACACCACACACCTCCTGCTTGGAATTTTCGAGTATGTCTGCGGAATTGAATATGCACAGGAACCAAATGGAAGCGATTACTGGCAGACCCCAGATGAAACAATAACAAGAAATTCTGGGGATTGCGAGGACTTTGCAATTTTGCTCTCCTCACTAGTAAGTGCAGCCGGTGGCACTGCCAGATTTTGCTACACCAACAACCATGCTTTTGCAGTCGTGTATATTGGTGAGCATTTCTCGGAAATTAAAAGAGCTGTAGATGGCTACTATTTTCATAAGATGAACATGGTTTTTGTGAAGGATAATTTTGGATACTGGGTTGTGGCAGATCCTGCGGGTGAACCCTATCTAGGAGGGCTGCCTGTGAGCGGGATTCCAACAGGAAGAAACGATGATCAAACATGGGAATGGCATCTAAACTCCACATACATGGGAATTATTGACATCACATTGAAGGATTACAAGACCCTTTCTTCCTATCTTATCTATATTTATATTCTTATAATTATAATTTTCACTTCTATTGCGGTAATCTTGCTCTATTTCTACTCCATACCCAGGTGCGCACTCTGTGGCAGGAGGATAAAAAAGCAGGAAATCGTTAGATGCCAGAATTGTGATACCCCTTACCATGTCTCCTGTTTTTCCACACTATATTTCTGTAAGTGTTGTAATGCTGGAACAGGGCTTTTAGAAGAGGGGCAGAACGAGAATAGTGGCAGCTCCACACAACAGTTCTCTATGGATGGACAGAAGCAAAGATGA
- a CDS encoding cation:proton antiporter, with translation MDVPTAFALFGAIIVVGFLGAMLFQRLKIPDVLILIFLGMLIGPIALLFGWQWFSIETLKPYTPYFASVALLVILFEGGLYLNFDKVLQTIGSASMFTISIFTLNISVSAILFILLFKMPLLLGVMFGAICGGTSGAIVVPLVSRLSVKEETKVILTLEAVLTDVICVVVVIAILQYLSMGNVDTGTSIANAAKQIAAAFSVAIVIGLIFGIFWLWFLKKLVGKPYAFMMTIAVLFLLYAFTETAGGNGAMAGLIFGMVLGNKDEITRIFKIKTEFVLDERIKEFESEVSFFVRTFFFVYLGLMFSFTSLTYWVLGTILILIAAFMGVRLLVTCVLVSWRSGLSSDWQIMATMFPRGLAAAVLATLPLSSGVAGTENFVGFAFLVILFSNIIPTAATFVFERKKLKENSKQKPEQKIHSAQKNS, from the coding sequence ATGGATGTACCTACAGCCTTTGCATTGTTTGGTGCAATAATTGTTGTTGGATTCCTCGGTGCGATGCTATTCCAGCGTCTCAAAATCCCAGATGTTCTTATATTGATATTTCTCGGTATGCTCATCGGTCCTATCGCCTTACTTTTTGGTTGGCAATGGTTTTCTATTGAAACATTAAAGCCCTACACTCCATACTTTGCGTCTGTTGCATTGCTTGTGATTTTATTTGAGGGTGGACTGTATCTGAATTTTGATAAGGTGTTGCAGACAATTGGTTCCGCATCTATGTTCACAATTTCAATTTTTACTCTGAATATCTCTGTCTCTGCAATCCTTTTTATATTACTATTCAAAATGCCGCTCCTTCTTGGAGTTATGTTCGGGGCGATTTGTGGAGGCACTAGTGGAGCAATTGTTGTGCCTTTGGTGTCCCGCCTATCTGTAAAGGAAGAAACAAAAGTCATTCTCACGCTTGAAGCTGTGCTTACAGATGTGATCTGTGTTGTGGTCGTAATTGCAATTCTACAGTACCTGAGCATGGGAAATGTGGATACTGGTACATCTATTGCAAATGCGGCGAAACAGATTGCAGCTGCATTCTCTGTAGCAATAGTCATTGGACTTATTTTTGGGATATTCTGGCTCTGGTTCCTTAAAAAACTTGTTGGTAAGCCATATGCGTTCATGATGACGATTGCAGTGCTTTTCCTGCTTTATGCCTTCACCGAAACTGCAGGTGGAAACGGAGCAATGGCTGGTTTAATTTTTGGCATGGTTCTCGGGAATAAAGATGAGATAACTAGAATTTTCAAAATAAAGACGGAATTTGTGCTAGATGAACGCATAAAAGAGTTTGAAAGTGAGGTTAGCTTCTTTGTCCGCACATTCTTCTTTGTGTACCTGGGTTTAATGTTTTCATTCACAAGTTTAACATACTGGGTTCTGGGTACAATTTTAATTCTCATTGCGGCTTTCATGGGTGTAAGGCTGCTTGTCACCTGTGTGTTGGTCTCGTGGAGAAGTGGACTCTCCTCTGACTGGCAGATTATGGCAACGATGTTTCCAAGAGGGCTTGCAGCTGCAGTGCTTGCCACACTCCCACTATCCAGTGGTGTTGCAGGCACAGAAAACTTCGTAGGATTTGCATTTCTTGTAATCCTGTTTTCAAATATAATCCCGACTGCAGCAACCTTTGTATTTGAGAGAAAGAAGCTCAAGGAGAATTCTAAACAGAAACCAGAGCAAAAAATTCACTCTGCACAAAAAAATAGTTAA
- a CDS encoding 8-oxoguanine deaminase — MSSILVHNIKYLLTMEKPYQLKKNMAIRIERNKIVEVGTAKGLKTRVDVKINADKHLVLPGFVNTHHHFYQTLFRNMPHVQNAELFDWLKGSYLVWAGIDEEGLRVSTATAIAELLLTGCTTTSDLFYIFPSGKKLSIETQIKVAKKMGIRFHPCRGSMSLGESKGGLPPDSVVQEEKDILRDSKELIEKWHEKERYGMVRVVLAPCSPFSVTTELLKETKKLADRYGVYCHTHIAETIDEEKFCLEKFGKRPIEYMEETGFIGKNVWYAHCVHLNDADIKKLAETGTGVAHCPTSNMRLGSGIAPVRKMLDAGVNVSLAVDGSGSNDSSHMLAELRQALLLQRLRYGASGLSAIEAIEMATIGGANVLGREDIGKIAPEMAADIVGFDLQKIYYAGAHSDPAAALIFCASQNVDFSIVNGKVVVKNGKLLTADERKIFENQERVSRRLLRDVCAHNH; from the coding sequence ATGAGCAGCATTCTCGTGCATAACATAAAATATCTTCTTACAATGGAGAAGCCATATCAATTGAAGAAGAACATGGCAATCAGGATAGAGAGGAACAAGATTGTGGAGGTTGGAACTGCAAAGGGACTGAAAACAAGGGTGGATGTGAAAATAAACGCAGATAAACATCTTGTGCTTCCTGGTTTTGTTAATACCCATCACCACTTTTACCAGACCCTTTTCAGAAACATGCCCCATGTCCAGAACGCGGAACTTTTTGACTGGCTCAAGGGCTCGTATCTTGTGTGGGCAGGCATTGATGAGGAAGGGCTGAGAGTGAGCACAGCCACCGCAATAGCAGAACTTTTGCTTACAGGGTGTACCACAACTTCTGACCTATTTTACATCTTCCCCTCTGGAAAAAAACTTTCAATAGAAACCCAGATAAAAGTTGCGAAGAAAATGGGAATACGTTTTCATCCCTGCAGGGGAAGTATGTCGCTCGGAGAAAGCAAGGGCGGTCTCCCACCAGATAGTGTCGTTCAGGAGGAAAAAGACATCCTGAGGGATTCAAAAGAACTCATCGAGAAATGGCATGAGAAGGAGAGGTATGGGATGGTGAGGGTAGTGCTGGCACCATGTTCTCCATTCTCTGTGACCACAGAACTCCTCAAAGAAACCAAAAAACTTGCAGACAGATATGGGGTTTATTGTCATACGCACATTGCTGAAACAATTGATGAAGAAAAATTTTGTTTGGAAAAATTTGGGAAAAGACCAATTGAGTACATGGAAGAAACTGGATTCATCGGAAAAAATGTGTGGTATGCCCACTGTGTGCACTTGAATGACGCCGACATCAAAAAACTTGCAGAGACAGGCACTGGTGTGGCCCATTGCCCAACTTCCAACATGCGACTCGGTTCAGGAATTGCACCCGTAAGAAAAATGCTGGATGCGGGTGTGAATGTTTCTCTTGCGGTTGATGGAAGCGGAAGCAACGATTCCTCGCACATGCTTGCGGAATTAAGACAGGCGTTACTGCTCCAGCGATTGAGATATGGTGCATCAGGACTGAGTGCAATCGAGGCAATTGAGATGGCAACAATAGGAGGTGCAAATGTCCTTGGTCGAGAGGACATTGGGAAAATCGCACCTGAAATGGCTGCAGACATTGTAGGTTTTGACCTCCAGAAAATCTATTATGCTGGTGCTCACTCAGACCCTGCGGCAGCCCTCATCTTCTGTGCTAGCCAGAATGTTGATTTTTCAATTGTGAATGGAAAGGTTGTGGTGAAGAATGGAAAACTTCTTACTGCGGATGAGAGAAAAATTTTCGAGAACCAGGAAAGGGTTTCAAGGCGGTTGTTGAGGGATGTCTGTGCTCACAATCACTGA
- a CDS encoding clostripain-related cysteine peptidase: MNNNTRMIIGIGLLFALIASAISVTIPGMSTSSNPVLVEPQVKVADHLNNPVIPTTYMEENEVEEVFEGYYAEPVVYAQPEISIDTGYPDVSGVGGAADIIVKSMSISPTAPTAYQSITITATLTNYGEVAASGFSVEFKSQYGNANISLGTVWIDVLEPETSTTVYKTTNKLGPGYHTVMVVADSTNSVPESNEKNNIKSAVQWFTAPDLVVEKTWIVDTYGSTTTTITSGQPFKVYTTVKNAGDANAAGTFYTKIFVDGKLYGTKTTSGLGVGTSFSFSSSTVYVSEPGSHTVRVVIDTTYVVSEANKATGTYIGTGESNNDPTISFQVVKAKWTVLFYYDGDNNLDQYMVEDFMDVASVGSTRDVSIVVQIDHASSGAYRYFVTKGMSPTSQNALMSLGEVNMGDRDTWIGFLIWGAQRFQGEHYLVNPENHGGSWLGCCWDDTNGGDNLDLIEIANGVEALKQFSGHNVDVLYFDDCLMGAIEVLAQVYPYVDYVVASETVGWTSSFPQNRIVGAIVGNPGISGAALATTIINVATPVDDASYTTQAIAAYSASAVPGLVSAVDSFASALISELSKDKENITKARNACGVIFDSTGYNTVDLYQFAENIQKYANSSSLKSAAANVMSQVSSTVMVYRATPSVSFCKGISIYFPSGCASCVSGYASSGVFTEQTQWDEFLQAYNSKLTPSEAPEIVMAVDCSRKLFL, translated from the coding sequence ATGAATAACAATACCAGGATGATAATTGGAATTGGGCTGCTTTTTGCTTTGATAGCAAGCGCTATCTCTGTCACTATCCCAGGAATGAGTACATCCTCTAACCCTGTTTTAGTTGAACCTCAGGTAAAAGTCGCAGACCATCTTAACAATCCAGTTATCCCAACTACATACATGGAAGAGAACGAAGTGGAGGAAGTTTTTGAGGGATATTATGCGGAGCCAGTGGTGTATGCTCAACCTGAAATATCAATTGATACAGGCTACCCTGATGTTAGTGGAGTAGGCGGTGCAGCAGACATAATTGTGAAAAGCATGTCAATTTCCCCAACAGCACCAACTGCCTACCAGTCCATCACGATTACTGCGACCCTAACCAACTATGGAGAAGTGGCTGCCTCTGGCTTTTCTGTGGAGTTCAAGAGCCAGTATGGAAATGCAAACATCTCACTTGGAACAGTGTGGATAGATGTACTTGAGCCAGAAACATCTACAACTGTTTACAAAACCACAAATAAGCTCGGACCGGGCTATCACACCGTGATGGTAGTGGCAGATTCAACAAATAGCGTGCCAGAGAGCAATGAGAAAAACAACATAAAATCGGCGGTGCAATGGTTTACAGCCCCCGACCTTGTAGTTGAGAAAACCTGGATCGTGGACACATATGGAAGCACAACAACCACAATAACTTCAGGTCAGCCGTTCAAGGTATATACCACGGTAAAGAATGCTGGAGATGCGAATGCCGCCGGTACTTTTTACACGAAAATCTTTGTTGACGGAAAACTCTATGGTACCAAGACAACCTCAGGGCTTGGCGTAGGGACCTCCTTCTCCTTCTCAAGCTCAACTGTCTATGTGTCAGAACCAGGTTCTCACACGGTCAGAGTTGTAATCGACACAACCTACGTTGTGAGCGAGGCAAACAAAGCCACAGGAACTTACATTGGGACTGGAGAAAGCAACAACGACCCGACAATCTCGTTCCAGGTTGTCAAAGCAAAGTGGACAGTTCTGTTCTACTACGATGGCGACAATAACCTTGACCAGTACATGGTGGAGGACTTTATGGATGTGGCGAGTGTGGGCTCCACAAGAGATGTTAGCATTGTAGTCCAGATTGACCATGCCAGTAGCGGCGCATACAGATACTTTGTTACGAAAGGCATGTCTCCAACTTCCCAGAATGCACTCATGAGTTTGGGAGAGGTAAACATGGGTGATAGAGATACATGGATTGGCTTCCTGATATGGGGTGCCCAGCGATTCCAGGGTGAACACTACCTTGTGAACCCTGAGAACCATGGGGGCTCGTGGCTTGGCTGTTGCTGGGATGACACGAATGGCGGTGACAATCTCGACCTTATAGAAATCGCTAACGGTGTTGAAGCTCTCAAACAGTTCAGTGGGCACAATGTGGATGTGCTTTACTTTGATGACTGCCTGATGGGTGCTATTGAAGTCCTAGCACAGGTTTATCCATATGTGGACTATGTTGTAGCAAGCGAGACAGTGGGTTGGACATCCTCCTTCCCGCAGAACAGGATTGTCGGGGCAATTGTAGGCAATCCCGGCATCTCGGGTGCAGCTTTGGCGACAACAATAATCAATGTTGCAACTCCAGTTGATGATGCAAGCTATACCACCCAAGCAATTGCAGCATACAGTGCTAGTGCAGTACCAGGGCTTGTCAGTGCAGTGGATAGTTTCGCAAGTGCATTAATTAGTGAGTTATCAAAGGATAAAGAAAACATAACCAAAGCAAGGAATGCTTGTGGTGTAATCTTTGATTCAACTGGCTACAATACAGTTGACCTTTATCAATTCGCAGAAAACATCCAGAAATACGCAAATTCCAGCAGTTTGAAGAGCGCAGCCGCTAATGTGATGAGCCAGGTTTCCTCAACTGTTATGGTCTACAGAGCCACCCCCAGCGTTAGCTTCTGTAAGGGAATTAGCATCTACTTCCCAAGCGGCTGTGCAAGCTGTGTTAGCGGATATGCTTCTTCGGGTGTCTTCACAGAACAAACGCAGTGGGATGAATTCCTTCAAGCATACAACTCAAAACTGACACCCTCTGAGGCACCAGAGATTGTGATGGCAGTAGACTGCAGCAGAAAACTTTTTCTTTAA